One part of the Hyalangium ruber genome encodes these proteins:
- a CDS encoding glycosyltransferase: MRLLHVYSGNLYGGIEVFLRTLARLAPSAPELTHEFALCFEGRLSQELREAGAVTHLLGAVKVSRPWTVWRARSVLAELLRRERYTAVVCHAAWPQALFGPVVRAAGVPLIFYQHDGLNGRHWLERWARVTEPALALSNSRFSAQSLANVYPRVPWKVRYLPVPLPELLPGPVERARVRAELGASEHQAVIIQACRMEEWKGHRLLLEALGRLRTLPGWALWVAGGVQRPQEARYLESLEALATELGIRERVRFLGQRTDVPQLLRAADIHCQPNLSAEPFGIAFIEALQAGLPVLTTAMGGPLEIVDDSCGRLVQPRPEPLAEVLREWVETPELRRKLGAGGPARAAALCEPGAFLRGLQEDLQELTAKGRAA, translated from the coding sequence ATGCGGCTTCTCCACGTCTATAGCGGCAACCTCTACGGGGGCATCGAGGTGTTCCTGCGGACGCTGGCCCGCCTGGCGCCGAGCGCTCCGGAGCTGACGCACGAGTTCGCCCTTTGCTTCGAGGGCCGGCTGAGTCAGGAGCTGCGCGAGGCGGGCGCGGTCACGCACCTGCTGGGCGCGGTGAAGGTGAGCCGGCCGTGGACGGTGTGGCGCGCGCGGAGCGTGCTGGCGGAGCTGCTGCGCCGCGAGCGGTATACTGCGGTGGTGTGTCACGCGGCGTGGCCCCAGGCGCTCTTCGGGCCGGTGGTGCGCGCCGCCGGGGTGCCGCTCATCTTCTACCAGCACGATGGGCTGAACGGACGGCACTGGCTGGAGCGCTGGGCCCGCGTCACCGAGCCGGCGCTGGCGCTGTCCAACAGCCGCTTCTCCGCGCAGTCGCTGGCCAACGTGTATCCGCGCGTCCCGTGGAAGGTGCGCTACCTGCCGGTCCCTCTGCCGGAGCTCCTGCCTGGGCCCGTGGAGCGCGCCCGGGTGCGCGCCGAGCTGGGCGCGAGCGAGCATCAGGCCGTCATCATCCAGGCGTGCCGCATGGAGGAGTGGAAGGGGCATCGCCTGCTGCTGGAGGCGCTGGGGCGGCTGCGGACCCTGCCGGGCTGGGCGCTCTGGGTGGCCGGTGGCGTGCAACGTCCCCAGGAGGCGCGCTACCTGGAGAGCCTGGAGGCGCTGGCGACGGAGCTCGGTATCCGTGAGCGCGTGCGGTTCCTCGGCCAGCGCACGGACGTGCCCCAACTGCTGCGCGCCGCGGACATCCACTGCCAGCCCAACTTGAGCGCGGAGCCCTTCGGGATCGCCTTCATCGAGGCGCTGCAGGCAGGGCTGCCGGTCCTCACCACCGCCATGGGCGGGCCGCTGGAGATCGTCGACGACTCGTGCGGTCGGCTTGTTCAGCCGCGTCCCGAGCCGCTCGCCGAGGTGCTCCGAGAGTGGGTGGAGACGCCGGAGCTGCGACGGAAGCTGGGCGCGGGTGGGCCTGCCCGGGCCGCGGCGCTGTGTGAGCCGGGAGCCTTCCTGCGCGGGCTCCAGGAGGATCTCCAGGAGCTCACCGCGAAGGGGCGTGCCGCGTGA
- a CDS encoding glycosyltransferase: MEGHVQTLARAQAELGARVEVLCINHAAGGEGFSHEFEGRSATREEWDGPIRVVRVGRWASVLRMDVMPELPRELLRALTRGVDVLHLHTPNPTLVLALDSMPWLPPVVVTHHSDVIRQRVAGTLFRPFEALLYARARLLLATSSAYVAGSPLLRGFRNKVRALPLGIDLAPFLSPSPAVLEAEARLRAEGDGPLWLMVGRLVYYKGLFTALEALVRAPGRLLVVGVGPLEKEGRERARALGVEGRVTWAGYLSPEALTGAYRAATALWFPSNARSEAYGLSQVEAMASGLPVINTAIAHSGVPWVSLHEQTGLTVPVGDAGALARAARRLAEEPGLAERLGQAARARAQAEFRHDVMAERSLALYAEALRAPRQVSPRGTSQADAASPRL; encoded by the coding sequence ATGGAGGGGCACGTGCAGACGCTGGCGCGCGCCCAGGCCGAGCTGGGGGCTCGCGTGGAGGTGCTCTGCATCAACCACGCGGCGGGCGGAGAGGGCTTCAGCCACGAGTTCGAGGGCCGCAGCGCTACCCGCGAGGAGTGGGACGGGCCGATCCGAGTGGTGCGCGTGGGCCGGTGGGCCTCGGTGCTGCGCATGGATGTCATGCCGGAGCTGCCGCGTGAGCTGCTGCGCGCGCTGACACGCGGCGTGGACGTGCTGCATCTGCACACGCCCAACCCCACGCTGGTCTTGGCGCTGGATTCGATGCCGTGGCTGCCGCCTGTTGTCGTCACCCACCACAGTGACGTCATCCGCCAGCGGGTGGCGGGTACGCTGTTCCGCCCCTTCGAGGCGCTGCTGTACGCGCGGGCCCGCCTGCTGCTCGCTACCAGCTCCGCCTACGTGGCCGGCTCGCCGTTGCTGCGCGGCTTCCGCAACAAGGTGCGCGCGCTGCCGCTGGGCATCGACCTGGCGCCCTTCCTGTCTCCCTCGCCGGCGGTGCTGGAGGCCGAGGCCCGTTTGCGCGCGGAGGGCGATGGGCCCCTGTGGCTGATGGTGGGGCGGCTCGTCTACTACAAGGGGCTCTTCACCGCGCTCGAGGCGCTGGTGCGCGCGCCCGGCCGACTGTTGGTGGTGGGCGTGGGGCCCCTGGAGAAGGAAGGCCGGGAGCGGGCGCGGGCGCTTGGGGTGGAAGGCCGGGTGACGTGGGCGGGCTACCTGTCTCCGGAGGCCCTCACCGGGGCGTACCGCGCCGCCACGGCCCTGTGGTTCCCCAGCAATGCGCGCAGCGAGGCCTATGGGCTCTCGCAGGTGGAGGCGATGGCCAGCGGGCTGCCCGTGATCAACACCGCCATCGCCCACTCGGGCGTGCCGTGGGTGAGCCTCCATGAGCAGACGGGGCTCACCGTGCCGGTGGGCGATGCGGGGGCGCTCGCGCGGGCGGCTCGGCGGCTGGCGGAGGAGCCAGGGCTGGCCGAGCGGTTGGGCCAGGCGGCTCGGGCTCGCGCCCAGGCCGAGTTCCGGCATGACGTGATGGCCGAGCGCAGCCTTGCGCTGTACGCGGAGGCCTTGCGCGCACCTCGGCAGGTCTCCCCTCGCGGAACTTCCCAGGCTGATGCGGCTTCTCCACGTCTATAG
- a CDS encoding GumC family protein: MEGSGNDPVNAGMTPLNVMRFVRAFWRRKWIVLGVAVLITGLAALHTLRKPKVYAASTSLIIDVTAPRVLDSEVKEVMGEERSNYWFNKEYYATQNEVITSRAVSTRVVEKLGLQHDAAFLGLSHIQDEKERMQAAQGGDAAGLLQSRIRVMPVKDSRVVNIGVEDLDPQRAALLANEVAEAYMAENLALRLRTTESATQWLEERKVELEKASKSSELTLYDFKKREDMLSVSPESRKSSVNDRINTYEQNLTQVRMKLAALQGRVDAIRQLQKSSPTGDETWAEAVPGAGDSAIQEFKRRYIEQRAVCVELSERYLPEHPKMLECNSKLGVVREDFVRSLNNVVRKAETELAQGVAEEKHLLRVLAVARDEAFQLGKKQIEFENLHREAENNRRLYELVLRRLKDIELSGLLRTTNVRVLDPARPNFMPIQPNVRRSVMMALIFGLVIGCGVVVLLEFLENTVRSQADVEEQLGLAFLGFLPSVEGKAENGRERDLYVHNQPKSSVAECCRAIRTNLLFMSPDKPFKTLVVTSSGPQEGKSTNCIFLGVAMAQSGNRVLLLDTDMRRPRLHKSFGVPNDVGISSLVVGEGTLDKAVKSTEVPNLFVLPCGPIPPNPAELLHTQAFADLLKAASEKFDRVILDSPPLNAVSDSAVLATRCDGVVLVLRAGKTNRESARRALRSLADVQATMYGAILNDLDLTDGPYRDSYLGYRYYGHPEESKDGVASS; this comes from the coding sequence TTGGAAGGTTCCGGGAACGATCCGGTCAACGCCGGCATGACGCCATTGAACGTGATGCGCTTCGTGCGCGCGTTCTGGCGTCGCAAGTGGATCGTCCTCGGGGTGGCCGTGCTCATCACCGGCCTGGCCGCGCTCCACACCCTTCGTAAGCCCAAGGTGTACGCCGCCAGCACCTCGCTCATCATCGATGTCACCGCTCCGCGCGTGCTCGACTCCGAGGTGAAGGAGGTGATGGGCGAGGAGCGCAGCAACTACTGGTTCAACAAGGAGTACTACGCCACGCAGAACGAGGTCATCACCTCGCGCGCGGTGTCCACCCGCGTGGTGGAGAAGCTGGGCCTGCAGCACGACGCGGCTTTCCTGGGCCTGTCCCACATCCAGGACGAGAAGGAGCGGATGCAGGCCGCGCAGGGCGGAGACGCGGCGGGCCTGCTCCAGTCGCGCATCCGCGTCATGCCGGTGAAGGACTCGCGCGTGGTGAACATCGGCGTGGAGGACCTGGACCCCCAGCGCGCCGCGCTGCTGGCCAACGAGGTGGCCGAGGCCTACATGGCCGAGAACCTCGCGCTGCGGCTGCGCACCACCGAGAGCGCCACCCAGTGGTTGGAGGAGCGCAAGGTGGAACTGGAGAAGGCCTCCAAGTCCAGCGAGCTGACGCTCTACGACTTCAAGAAGCGCGAGGACATGCTCTCCGTCTCGCCCGAGAGCCGCAAGAGCAGCGTCAACGACCGCATCAACACCTACGAGCAGAACCTCACCCAGGTGCGCATGAAGCTCGCGGCGCTGCAGGGCCGCGTGGATGCCATCCGCCAGCTCCAGAAGAGCTCTCCGACGGGGGATGAGACTTGGGCGGAGGCGGTGCCCGGCGCGGGCGACTCGGCCATCCAGGAGTTCAAGCGCCGCTATATCGAGCAGCGCGCGGTGTGCGTGGAGCTGAGCGAGCGCTACCTGCCCGAGCACCCGAAGATGCTCGAGTGCAACAGCAAGCTGGGGGTGGTGCGCGAGGACTTCGTGCGCAGCCTCAACAACGTGGTGCGCAAGGCGGAGACGGAGCTGGCGCAGGGGGTGGCCGAGGAGAAGCACCTGCTGCGCGTGCTGGCCGTGGCCCGGGACGAGGCGTTCCAGCTGGGCAAGAAGCAGATCGAATTCGAGAACCTGCACCGCGAGGCGGAGAACAACCGGCGCCTGTACGAGCTGGTGCTGCGGCGGCTCAAGGACATCGAGCTGTCGGGCCTGCTGCGCACCACCAACGTGCGCGTGTTGGATCCGGCGCGGCCCAACTTCATGCCCATCCAGCCCAACGTGCGCCGCTCGGTGATGATGGCGCTCATCTTCGGGCTGGTCATCGGCTGTGGCGTGGTGGTGCTGCTGGAGTTCCTCGAGAACACCGTGCGCTCGCAGGCGGACGTGGAGGAGCAGCTGGGGCTGGCCTTCCTGGGCTTCCTGCCGAGCGTGGAGGGGAAGGCCGAGAACGGGCGCGAGCGGGACCTGTACGTCCACAATCAGCCCAAGTCCTCCGTGGCGGAGTGCTGTCGGGCCATCCGGACGAACCTGCTGTTCATGTCGCCCGACAAGCCCTTCAAGACGCTGGTGGTGACGAGCAGCGGCCCCCAGGAGGGCAAGTCCACCAACTGCATCTTCCTGGGCGTGGCCATGGCGCAGAGTGGCAACCGCGTGCTGCTGCTGGATACGGACATGCGCCGGCCGCGGCTGCACAAGTCCTTCGGCGTGCCCAATGACGTGGGCATCAGCTCGCTGGTGGTGGGCGAGGGCACGCTGGACAAGGCGGTGAAGAGCACCGAGGTGCCCAACCTCTTCGTGCTGCCGTGCGGCCCCATTCCTCCCAACCCCGCCGAGCTGCTGCACACCCAGGCCTTCGCGGATCTGCTCAAGGCGGCCAGCGAGAAGTTCGATCGCGTCATCCTCGACAGCCCGCCGCTCAACGCGGTGTCGGACTCGGCGGTGCTGGCCACGAGGTGCGATGGCGTGGTGCTGGTGCTGCGCGCGGGCAAGACCAATCGCGAGTCGGCGCGGCGCGCGCTGCGCTCGCTGGCGGACGTGCAGGCCACGATGTACGGCGCCATCCTCAATGACCTGGACCTGACGGACGGGCCCTACCGCGACTCGTACCTGGGCTATCGCTACTACGGGCACCCCGAGGAGTCGAAGGACGGGGTGGCTTCCTCGTGA
- a CDS encoding bifunctional glycosyltransferase/class I SAM-dependent methyltransferase: MGHRLSVVVPYSPTTAATAAHFARSLADQAEVILAGEGQIEVAPGPNLHVLSGMAGKGAAIRAALGKVTGAVTVLQDPDEAYTPGDYEALCRPIQEDTADAVFGRREAQGLRPELLAERALGGFTRLVTDVALEDPLTGVRAFRTEALRSVTLTSEDDAVDAELVVKLAAQLFRLTEVPLPLQAVPKRPLASHLSKLRTLMRYATVQDDADNRHEGYSSLERMDGANNYNAWLGRRFREHLGKRVLEIGAGIGTITRELEAGRELLIALEVDRFYVDRLKNKFRGKPHVRPYLSDVALADWEALKAERIDTIVLSNVLEHIPDDAAAVRRFRQILPVGGKVVILVPALQQLFGAMDEAVGHHRRYHPDTLRRVLEENGFAVDTLEWMNLVGIPGWFMNSRVMRRRTMPKLQLKLYDRLAPLLAQAESHVNLPVGLSLFAVGRVTGEV; this comes from the coding sequence ATGGGTCACCGTCTGTCCGTCGTCGTCCCCTATTCTCCCACCACGGCCGCCACCGCGGCCCACTTCGCTCGGAGCCTCGCCGACCAGGCGGAAGTCATCCTGGCCGGAGAGGGACAGATTGAGGTGGCTCCCGGACCCAACCTCCATGTGCTCTCTGGCATGGCCGGCAAGGGAGCGGCCATCCGGGCGGCGCTGGGTAAGGTGACGGGGGCGGTGACGGTGCTCCAGGACCCGGACGAGGCCTACACGCCCGGGGACTACGAGGCGTTGTGCCGGCCCATCCAGGAGGACACGGCGGACGCGGTCTTCGGCCGTCGCGAGGCGCAGGGACTGCGGCCAGAGCTGCTGGCGGAGCGCGCGCTGGGAGGCTTCACCCGCCTCGTCACGGACGTGGCGCTGGAGGATCCGCTCACGGGTGTGCGCGCCTTCCGCACCGAGGCGCTGCGCTCGGTGACGTTGACCAGCGAGGACGACGCGGTGGACGCGGAGCTGGTGGTGAAGCTGGCCGCACAGCTCTTCCGGCTGACGGAGGTGCCGCTGCCGCTGCAGGCGGTGCCGAAGCGCCCGCTGGCCTCGCACCTGTCGAAGCTGCGGACGCTGATGCGCTACGCCACGGTGCAGGACGACGCGGACAACCGACACGAGGGCTACAGCTCGCTGGAGCGGATGGACGGCGCCAACAACTACAACGCGTGGCTGGGCCGCCGCTTCCGCGAGCACCTGGGCAAGCGGGTGCTGGAGATCGGCGCGGGCATCGGCACCATCACCCGCGAGCTGGAGGCGGGGCGCGAGCTGTTGATCGCCCTGGAGGTGGACCGCTTCTATGTGGACCGGCTGAAGAACAAGTTCCGGGGCAAGCCGCACGTGCGGCCGTACCTGTCGGACGTGGCGCTGGCGGACTGGGAGGCGCTCAAGGCCGAGCGCATCGACACCATCGTGCTCTCCAACGTGCTGGAGCACATCCCGGATGACGCGGCGGCGGTGCGGCGCTTCCGGCAGATCCTCCCGGTGGGCGGCAAGGTGGTCATCCTGGTGCCGGCGCTGCAGCAGTTGTTCGGGGCGATGGACGAGGCGGTGGGCCACCACCGGCGCTACCACCCGGACACGCTGCGCAGGGTGCTGGAGGAGAACGGCTTCGCGGTGGACACGCTGGAGTGGATGAACCTGGTGGGCATTCCGGGCTGGTTCATGAACAGCCGGGTGATGCGCCGCCGGACGATGCCCAAGCTGCAGCTCAAGCTGTACGACCGGCTGGCGCCGCTGCTGGCGCAGGCCGAGAGCCACGTGAACCTGCCGGTGGGGCTGAGCCTGTTCGCGGTGGGCCGCGTCACGGGAGAGGTGTGA
- a CDS encoding aspartate aminotransferase family protein, producing the protein MGSPLEPNDRELAAYWMPFTHNRYFKQHHARRMLAKAEGAYYWTTEGDKLFDALSGLWCSGLGHRHPKIVEAVKQQLDSVDYSPAFQMGYGPTFKLAERIIGMSPAGMGQVFFVNSGSEAVDTSMKMALAYHRVKGEAHRTRFIGREKGYHGVGFGGISVGGMVANRKMYASAMLTGVDHLPHTHSLKDMAFSRGEPTWGAHLANDLERLIALHDASTIAAVIVEPMQGSAGVIVPPKGYLQRLREICTKHGILLIFDEVICGFGRMGANFGAHHFGVVPDMITFAKGVNNGTVPMGGVIVRKDLYEAFMTGPDHAVEFFHGYTYSGHPLAVAAAHATLDVLATEGINERVKSLVPVLEEAVHALKGEPNVIDIRNCQLAAAVELTPIEGKPGLRAVRVFEEALKRGVLFRFTGDILAMGPPFTSTPEELGRMAEVLRESIRAAG; encoded by the coding sequence ATGGGATCCCCCCTCGAACCGAACGATCGTGAGCTGGCCGCCTATTGGATGCCGTTCACGCACAACCGCTACTTCAAGCAGCACCACGCCCGCCGCATGCTCGCCAAGGCGGAGGGCGCGTACTACTGGACCACGGAGGGCGACAAGCTCTTCGACGCGCTCTCGGGCCTGTGGTGCAGTGGCCTGGGCCACCGCCACCCGAAGATCGTCGAAGCGGTGAAGCAGCAGCTCGACTCGGTGGACTACAGCCCCGCCTTCCAGATGGGCTACGGCCCCACCTTCAAGCTGGCCGAGCGCATCATCGGCATGTCACCTGCGGGCATGGGCCAGGTGTTCTTCGTCAACTCGGGCTCCGAGGCGGTGGACACGTCGATGAAGATGGCGCTGGCCTACCACCGGGTGAAGGGCGAGGCCCACCGCACCCGCTTCATCGGCCGCGAGAAGGGCTACCACGGCGTGGGCTTCGGCGGCATCTCCGTGGGCGGCATGGTGGCCAACCGGAAGATGTACGCGTCGGCCATGCTGACCGGCGTCGACCACCTGCCCCACACGCACAGCCTCAAGGACATGGCCTTCAGCCGAGGCGAGCCCACCTGGGGCGCGCACCTGGCCAATGACCTGGAGCGGCTGATCGCCCTCCATGACGCCTCGACCATCGCGGCCGTCATCGTCGAGCCGATGCAGGGCTCGGCCGGCGTGATTGTCCCGCCCAAGGGCTACCTGCAGCGCCTGCGGGAGATCTGCACCAAGCACGGCATCCTGCTCATCTTCGACGAGGTCATCTGCGGCTTCGGCCGCATGGGAGCCAACTTCGGCGCCCACCACTTCGGCGTGGTGCCGGACATGATCACCTTCGCCAAGGGCGTCAACAACGGCACGGTGCCCATGGGCGGCGTCATCGTCCGCAAGGACCTCTACGAGGCCTTCATGACGGGCCCGGACCACGCGGTGGAGTTCTTCCACGGCTACACCTACTCGGGTCACCCGCTGGCGGTGGCCGCCGCGCACGCCACGCTGGATGTGCTGGCCACCGAGGGCATCAACGAGCGCGTGAAGTCGCTGGTGCCGGTGCTGGAGGAGGCGGTTCACGCCCTCAAGGGCGAGCCCAACGTCATCGACATCCGCAACTGCCAGCTGGCCGCCGCGGTGGAGCTCACGCCCATCGAGGGCAAGCCCGGCCTGCGCGCGGTGCGGGTGTTCGAGGAGGCGCTCAAGCGCGGGGTGCTCTTCCGCTTCACCGGCGACATCCTCGCCATGGGGCCGCCCTTCACCTCCACGCCGGAGGAGCTGGGCCGCATGGCCGAGGTGCTGCGCGAGTCGATTCGTGCTGCAGGCTAG